From the genome of Papaver somniferum cultivar HN1 chromosome 2, ASM357369v1, whole genome shotgun sequence, one region includes:
- the LOC113346702 gene encoding small RNA degrading nuclease 1-like isoform X1: MEKIRKILALAEKEVLIDIVKNVQKRKMKGAKGEWKEFLVEYDSQLGDSLLDPNKRPPACLVAFLNTFTKEQDLEFFEKIMTYHSNRKAIEQLNKSCIDVQSSPQKLASLTFEHPEYPKCFSFPSYDEDWVMTKIGKVSKAIKSTRMLSVDCEMVLCEDKTESLVQVCVVNRNLEVKLNELVKLDKPVLDYRTQIHGINAKDLERATCSLEDIQKSMKKLLSDGVVLIGHSLDKDLKALKVDHSRVIDTSLIFKYPEGHTHKRPSLNHLCKTVLGYDLREDGAPHNCLADAQAAMKLVLAKLENKFDGIIPLKIKEVPGSDGVIPLKSKKVLESDGVVPLKTKDVLESDGFVPLKSKDVFVIESVELFFHEVPIAVPQRQLRRLFPEDSTVKLQASLTGENVYNSSAVFKDSMEACNAFESFKGEEGKDSSGVPQKLISLDIKYGKCAGSVSFYVRKVLKKVSSDENPADKGSIQFEETKEQNKKPIKNSDQCDQVKEIQRLKKDLSDRSPANKRSIQVEETKDQNKKQKKHSDQCDHVEEIQRLKKEIKERESELTKAHNIMADLIKKRGL; the protein is encoded by the exons ATGGAGAAGATTCGGAAGATTTTAGCATTAGCAGAGAAGGAG GTGCTTATTGACATTGTGAAAAATGTACAAAAGAGAAAAATGAAGGGTGCGAAAGGAGAATGGAAGGAATTTTTAGTAGAGTATGATTCACAATTAGGCGACAGTTTATTGGATCCTAATAAGAGGCCACCTGCTTGCTTGGTTGCATTTTTGAATACGTTTACGAAAGAGCAAGATTTAGAG ttttttgaaaaaataatgaCGTACCATTCTAATCGTAAAGCAATTGAGCAACTGAATAAGAGCTGTATTGATGTTCAATCCTCTCCTCAG AAGCTGGCAAGCTTAACATTTGAACACCCCGAATATCCAAagtgtttttcattcccatcttaTGATGAG GACTGGGTAATGACAAAGATAGGTAAAGTTTCTAAAGCAATTAAGTCCACCAGAATGCTTTCTGTTGATTGTGAAATGGTTCTTTGTGAAGATAAAACAGAATCTCTAGTACAAGTGTGTGTTGTGAATCGAAATTTAGAG GTTAAGCTCAATGAACTTGTAAAACTCGATAAACCTGTTTTAGATTATAGAACTCAGATTCATGGAATCAATGCTAAGGATTTGGAAAGAGCTACTTGTTCGTTGGAAGATATACAG AAATCAATGAAAAAGCTGTTATCCGATGGAGTCGTTTTAATTGGCCACAGTTTGGATAAGGATCTAAAAG CATTGAAAGTGGACCATTCGAGGGTGATCGACACATCATTAATTTTTAAGTATCCTGAAGGGCATACTCACAAGAGGCCTTCGTTGAATCATCTCTGCAAG ACTGTGCTTGGTTATGATCTTAGGGAAGATGGTGCTCCTCATAATTGTCTAGCCGATGCACAGGCTGCAATGAAATTAGTTCTTGCCAAGCTGGAAAATAAATTTGATGGAATCATTCCCTTGAAAATCAAAGAG GTGCCCGGGAGTGATGGAGTCATTCCCTTGAAAAGCAAAAAG GTGCTTGAGAGTGATGGAGTCGTTCCCTTGAAAACCAAAGAT GTGCTCGAGAGTGATGGATTCGTTCCCTTGAAAAGCAAAGAT GTGTTCGTGATTGAATCGGTAGAGCTTTTCTTTCATGAGGTACCTATAGCGGTGCCCCAGAGACAATTGAGAAGACTATTTCCGGAGGACTCTACTGTCAAACTTCAG GCGAGCTTGACCGGTGAAAATGTTTATAATTCTTCTGCTGTTTTCAAAGATTCAATGGAGGCATGTAATGCATTTGAAAGTTTCAAAGGAGAAGAAGGAAAG gaCTCATCTGGAGTTCCTCAAAAACTAATCTCCCTTGACATCAAGTATGGAAAATGTGCCGGTTCTGTCAGTTTCTATGTTCGTAAAGTTTTAAAAAAGGTTTCATCTGACGAAAATCCTGCAGACAAAGGATCTATTCAGTTTGAGGAAACCAAGGAACAGAACAAGAAACCAATTAAAAACTCAGATCAATGTGATCAAGTCAAAGAGATTCAAAGATTAAAAAAGGATTTATCTGACAGAAGTCCTGCCAACAAAAGATCTATTcaagttgaagaaaccaaggatcagaacaagaaacaaaagaaaCACTCAGATCAATGTGATCATGTCGAAGAGATTCAAAGATTGAAAAAAGAAATCAAGGAAAGGGAGTCTGAACTCACTAAAGCTCACAATATCATGGCTGATCTTATAAAGAAACGTGGACTCTGA
- the LOC113346702 gene encoding small RNA degrading nuclease 1-like isoform X4, translating to MEKIRKILALAEKEVLIDIVKNVQKRKMKGAKGEWKEFLVEYDSQLGDSLLDPNKRPPACLVAFLNTFTKEQDLEFFEKIMTYHSNRKAIEQLNKSCIDVQSSPQKLASLTFEHPEYPKCFSFPSYDEDWVMTKIGKVSKAIKSTRMLSVDCEMVLCEDKTESLVQVCVVNRNLEVKLNELVKLDKPVLDYRTQIHGINAKDLERATCSLEDIQKSMKKLLSDGVVLIGHSLDKDLKALKVDHSRVIDTSLIFKYPEGHTHKRPSLNHLCKTVLGYDLREDGAPHNCLADAQAAMKLVLAKLENKFDGIIPLKIKEVPGSDGVIPLKSKKVFVIESVELFFHEVPIAVPQRQLRRLFPEDSTVKLQASLTGENVYNSSAVFKDSMEACNAFESFKGEEGKDSSGVPQKLISLDIKYGKCAGSVSFYVRKVLKKVSSDENPADKGSIQFEETKEQNKKPIKNSDQCDQVKEIQRLKKDLSDRSPANKRSIQVEETKDQNKKQKKHSDQCDHVEEIQRLKKEIKERESELTKAHNIMADLIKKRGL from the exons ATGGAGAAGATTCGGAAGATTTTAGCATTAGCAGAGAAGGAG GTGCTTATTGACATTGTGAAAAATGTACAAAAGAGAAAAATGAAGGGTGCGAAAGGAGAATGGAAGGAATTTTTAGTAGAGTATGATTCACAATTAGGCGACAGTTTATTGGATCCTAATAAGAGGCCACCTGCTTGCTTGGTTGCATTTTTGAATACGTTTACGAAAGAGCAAGATTTAGAG ttttttgaaaaaataatgaCGTACCATTCTAATCGTAAAGCAATTGAGCAACTGAATAAGAGCTGTATTGATGTTCAATCCTCTCCTCAG AAGCTGGCAAGCTTAACATTTGAACACCCCGAATATCCAAagtgtttttcattcccatcttaTGATGAG GACTGGGTAATGACAAAGATAGGTAAAGTTTCTAAAGCAATTAAGTCCACCAGAATGCTTTCTGTTGATTGTGAAATGGTTCTTTGTGAAGATAAAACAGAATCTCTAGTACAAGTGTGTGTTGTGAATCGAAATTTAGAG GTTAAGCTCAATGAACTTGTAAAACTCGATAAACCTGTTTTAGATTATAGAACTCAGATTCATGGAATCAATGCTAAGGATTTGGAAAGAGCTACTTGTTCGTTGGAAGATATACAG AAATCAATGAAAAAGCTGTTATCCGATGGAGTCGTTTTAATTGGCCACAGTTTGGATAAGGATCTAAAAG CATTGAAAGTGGACCATTCGAGGGTGATCGACACATCATTAATTTTTAAGTATCCTGAAGGGCATACTCACAAGAGGCCTTCGTTGAATCATCTCTGCAAG ACTGTGCTTGGTTATGATCTTAGGGAAGATGGTGCTCCTCATAATTGTCTAGCCGATGCACAGGCTGCAATGAAATTAGTTCTTGCCAAGCTGGAAAATAAATTTGATGGAATCATTCCCTTGAAAATCAAAGAG GTGCCCGGGAGTGATGGAGTCATTCCCTTGAAAAGCAAAAAG GTGTTCGTGATTGAATCGGTAGAGCTTTTCTTTCATGAGGTACCTATAGCGGTGCCCCAGAGACAATTGAGAAGACTATTTCCGGAGGACTCTACTGTCAAACTTCAG GCGAGCTTGACCGGTGAAAATGTTTATAATTCTTCTGCTGTTTTCAAAGATTCAATGGAGGCATGTAATGCATTTGAAAGTTTCAAAGGAGAAGAAGGAAAG gaCTCATCTGGAGTTCCTCAAAAACTAATCTCCCTTGACATCAAGTATGGAAAATGTGCCGGTTCTGTCAGTTTCTATGTTCGTAAAGTTTTAAAAAAGGTTTCATCTGACGAAAATCCTGCAGACAAAGGATCTATTCAGTTTGAGGAAACCAAGGAACAGAACAAGAAACCAATTAAAAACTCAGATCAATGTGATCAAGTCAAAGAGATTCAAAGATTAAAAAAGGATTTATCTGACAGAAGTCCTGCCAACAAAAGATCTATTcaagttgaagaaaccaaggatcagaacaagaaacaaaagaaaCACTCAGATCAATGTGATCATGTCGAAGAGATTCAAAGATTGAAAAAAGAAATCAAGGAAAGGGAGTCTGAACTCACTAAAGCTCACAATATCATGGCTGATCTTATAAAGAAACGTGGACTCTGA
- the LOC113346702 gene encoding small RNA degrading nuclease 1-like isoform X2 codes for MEKIRKILALAEKEVLIDIVKNVQKRKMKGAKGEWKEFLVEYDSQLGDSLLDPNKRPPACLVAFLNTFTKEQDLEFFEKIMTYHSNRKAIEQLNKSCIDVQSSPQKLASLTFEHPEYPKCFSFPSYDEDWVMTKIGKVSKAIKSTRMLSVDCEMVLCEDKTESLVQVCVVNRNLEVKLNELVKLDKPVLDYRTQIHGINAKDLERATCSLEDIQKSMKKLLSDGVVLIGHSLDKDLKALKVDHSRVIDTSLIFKYPEGHTHKRPSLNHLCKTVLGYDLREDGAPHNCLADAQAAMKLVLAKLENKFDGIIPLKIKEVPGSDGVIPLKSKKVLESDGFVPLKSKDVFVIESVELFFHEVPIAVPQRQLRRLFPEDSTVKLQASLTGENVYNSSAVFKDSMEACNAFESFKGEEGKDSSGVPQKLISLDIKYGKCAGSVSFYVRKVLKKVSSDENPADKGSIQFEETKEQNKKPIKNSDQCDQVKEIQRLKKDLSDRSPANKRSIQVEETKDQNKKQKKHSDQCDHVEEIQRLKKEIKERESELTKAHNIMADLIKKRGL; via the exons ATGGAGAAGATTCGGAAGATTTTAGCATTAGCAGAGAAGGAG GTGCTTATTGACATTGTGAAAAATGTACAAAAGAGAAAAATGAAGGGTGCGAAAGGAGAATGGAAGGAATTTTTAGTAGAGTATGATTCACAATTAGGCGACAGTTTATTGGATCCTAATAAGAGGCCACCTGCTTGCTTGGTTGCATTTTTGAATACGTTTACGAAAGAGCAAGATTTAGAG ttttttgaaaaaataatgaCGTACCATTCTAATCGTAAAGCAATTGAGCAACTGAATAAGAGCTGTATTGATGTTCAATCCTCTCCTCAG AAGCTGGCAAGCTTAACATTTGAACACCCCGAATATCCAAagtgtttttcattcccatcttaTGATGAG GACTGGGTAATGACAAAGATAGGTAAAGTTTCTAAAGCAATTAAGTCCACCAGAATGCTTTCTGTTGATTGTGAAATGGTTCTTTGTGAAGATAAAACAGAATCTCTAGTACAAGTGTGTGTTGTGAATCGAAATTTAGAG GTTAAGCTCAATGAACTTGTAAAACTCGATAAACCTGTTTTAGATTATAGAACTCAGATTCATGGAATCAATGCTAAGGATTTGGAAAGAGCTACTTGTTCGTTGGAAGATATACAG AAATCAATGAAAAAGCTGTTATCCGATGGAGTCGTTTTAATTGGCCACAGTTTGGATAAGGATCTAAAAG CATTGAAAGTGGACCATTCGAGGGTGATCGACACATCATTAATTTTTAAGTATCCTGAAGGGCATACTCACAAGAGGCCTTCGTTGAATCATCTCTGCAAG ACTGTGCTTGGTTATGATCTTAGGGAAGATGGTGCTCCTCATAATTGTCTAGCCGATGCACAGGCTGCAATGAAATTAGTTCTTGCCAAGCTGGAAAATAAATTTGATGGAATCATTCCCTTGAAAATCAAAGAG GTGCCCGGGAGTGATGGAGTCATTCCCTTGAAAAGCAAAAAG GTGCTCGAGAGTGATGGATTCGTTCCCTTGAAAAGCAAAGAT GTGTTCGTGATTGAATCGGTAGAGCTTTTCTTTCATGAGGTACCTATAGCGGTGCCCCAGAGACAATTGAGAAGACTATTTCCGGAGGACTCTACTGTCAAACTTCAG GCGAGCTTGACCGGTGAAAATGTTTATAATTCTTCTGCTGTTTTCAAAGATTCAATGGAGGCATGTAATGCATTTGAAAGTTTCAAAGGAGAAGAAGGAAAG gaCTCATCTGGAGTTCCTCAAAAACTAATCTCCCTTGACATCAAGTATGGAAAATGTGCCGGTTCTGTCAGTTTCTATGTTCGTAAAGTTTTAAAAAAGGTTTCATCTGACGAAAATCCTGCAGACAAAGGATCTATTCAGTTTGAGGAAACCAAGGAACAGAACAAGAAACCAATTAAAAACTCAGATCAATGTGATCAAGTCAAAGAGATTCAAAGATTAAAAAAGGATTTATCTGACAGAAGTCCTGCCAACAAAAGATCTATTcaagttgaagaaaccaaggatcagaacaagaaacaaaagaaaCACTCAGATCAATGTGATCATGTCGAAGAGATTCAAAGATTGAAAAAAGAAATCAAGGAAAGGGAGTCTGAACTCACTAAAGCTCACAATATCATGGCTGATCTTATAAAGAAACGTGGACTCTGA
- the LOC113346704 gene encoding protein SRC2 homolog has protein sequence MQSPPSSYPYQTPPSMTVSGIHGQTLEVTVVGCNRLKDTEWISRQDPYVILEYGTTKFRTRTCTDGGKNPKFQEKFIFSLVEGLHELQISVWNSNTITFDDFIGTGKVQLHKVLTHGYDDTPWPIQSKHGRCTGETRLILHYANAANKLATNLGPSAPPYLTPSTPYGSPPPCAAPYLPYPIPYPYPSAYPPSGYPPSATGYPPPPLPYPPTAYPPPYPPPLQGTSYYLPGPYTGPYPPPPY, from the exons ATGCAATCTCCACCATCTTCATATCCATATCAAACACCGCCATCCATGACCGTTTCTGGCATTCATGGCCAAACCCTTGAAGTTACAG TTGTTGGTTGTAACAGATTGAAAGACACAGAATGGATTTCAAGACAGGATCCTTACGTAATTCTTGAATATGGGACTACAAAGTTTAGAACCAGGACGTGTACAG ATGGAGGTAAGAACCCAAAATTTCAAGAGAAGTTCATCTTTTCTCTCGTTGAAGGGCTGCACGAACTACAAATTTCTGTGTGGAACAGCAATACCATCACATTTGACGATTTCATCGGCACCGGAAA GGTTCAACTCCACAAGGTTCTTACCCATGGCTATGATGACACCCCCTGGCCGATACAAAGTAAACATGGGAG ATGCACTGGTGAAACCCGGCTCATACTTCACTACGCTAATGCTGCCAAT AAACTTGCAACAAACCTCGGACCGTCTGCGCCGCCATATTTAACACCCAGTACACCATATGGCTCTCCACCTCCATGTGCAGCTCCATACCTTCCGTACCCCATTCCTTACCCCTATCCATCAGCTTATCCACCTTCAGGCTACCCTCCTTCAGCTACTGGATATCCTCCTCCCCCTCTACCATACCCACCTACAGCCTATCCTCCCCCATATCCTCCTCCACTGCAAGGAACATCTTACTACTTACCAG GCCCATACACGGGACCATACCCTCCACCTCCTTACTAA
- the LOC113346702 gene encoding small RNA degrading nuclease 1-like isoform X3, giving the protein MEKIRKILALAEKEVLIDIVKNVQKRKMKGAKGEWKEFLVEYDSQLGDSLLDPNKRPPACLVAFLNTFTKEQDLEFFEKIMTYHSNRKAIEQLNKSCIDVQSSPQKLASLTFEHPEYPKCFSFPSYDEDWVMTKIGKVSKAIKSTRMLSVDCEMVLCEDKTESLVQVCVVNRNLEVKLNELVKLDKPVLDYRTQIHGINAKDLERATCSLEDIQKSMKKLLSDGVVLIGHSLDKDLKALKVDHSRVIDTSLIFKYPEGHTHKRPSLNHLCKTVLGYDLREDGAPHNCLADAQAAMKLVLAKLENKFDGIIPLKIKEVPGSDGVIPLKSKKVLESDGVVPLKTKDVFVIESVELFFHEVPIAVPQRQLRRLFPEDSTVKLQASLTGENVYNSSAVFKDSMEACNAFESFKGEEGKDSSGVPQKLISLDIKYGKCAGSVSFYVRKVLKKVSSDENPADKGSIQFEETKEQNKKPIKNSDQCDQVKEIQRLKKDLSDRSPANKRSIQVEETKDQNKKQKKHSDQCDHVEEIQRLKKEIKERESELTKAHNIMADLIKKRGL; this is encoded by the exons ATGGAGAAGATTCGGAAGATTTTAGCATTAGCAGAGAAGGAG GTGCTTATTGACATTGTGAAAAATGTACAAAAGAGAAAAATGAAGGGTGCGAAAGGAGAATGGAAGGAATTTTTAGTAGAGTATGATTCACAATTAGGCGACAGTTTATTGGATCCTAATAAGAGGCCACCTGCTTGCTTGGTTGCATTTTTGAATACGTTTACGAAAGAGCAAGATTTAGAG ttttttgaaaaaataatgaCGTACCATTCTAATCGTAAAGCAATTGAGCAACTGAATAAGAGCTGTATTGATGTTCAATCCTCTCCTCAG AAGCTGGCAAGCTTAACATTTGAACACCCCGAATATCCAAagtgtttttcattcccatcttaTGATGAG GACTGGGTAATGACAAAGATAGGTAAAGTTTCTAAAGCAATTAAGTCCACCAGAATGCTTTCTGTTGATTGTGAAATGGTTCTTTGTGAAGATAAAACAGAATCTCTAGTACAAGTGTGTGTTGTGAATCGAAATTTAGAG GTTAAGCTCAATGAACTTGTAAAACTCGATAAACCTGTTTTAGATTATAGAACTCAGATTCATGGAATCAATGCTAAGGATTTGGAAAGAGCTACTTGTTCGTTGGAAGATATACAG AAATCAATGAAAAAGCTGTTATCCGATGGAGTCGTTTTAATTGGCCACAGTTTGGATAAGGATCTAAAAG CATTGAAAGTGGACCATTCGAGGGTGATCGACACATCATTAATTTTTAAGTATCCTGAAGGGCATACTCACAAGAGGCCTTCGTTGAATCATCTCTGCAAG ACTGTGCTTGGTTATGATCTTAGGGAAGATGGTGCTCCTCATAATTGTCTAGCCGATGCACAGGCTGCAATGAAATTAGTTCTTGCCAAGCTGGAAAATAAATTTGATGGAATCATTCCCTTGAAAATCAAAGAG GTGCCCGGGAGTGATGGAGTCATTCCCTTGAAAAGCAAAAAG GTGCTTGAGAGTGATGGAGTCGTTCCCTTGAAAACCAAAGAT GTGTTCGTGATTGAATCGGTAGAGCTTTTCTTTCATGAGGTACCTATAGCGGTGCCCCAGAGACAATTGAGAAGACTATTTCCGGAGGACTCTACTGTCAAACTTCAG GCGAGCTTGACCGGTGAAAATGTTTATAATTCTTCTGCTGTTTTCAAAGATTCAATGGAGGCATGTAATGCATTTGAAAGTTTCAAAGGAGAAGAAGGAAAG gaCTCATCTGGAGTTCCTCAAAAACTAATCTCCCTTGACATCAAGTATGGAAAATGTGCCGGTTCTGTCAGTTTCTATGTTCGTAAAGTTTTAAAAAAGGTTTCATCTGACGAAAATCCTGCAGACAAAGGATCTATTCAGTTTGAGGAAACCAAGGAACAGAACAAGAAACCAATTAAAAACTCAGATCAATGTGATCAAGTCAAAGAGATTCAAAGATTAAAAAAGGATTTATCTGACAGAAGTCCTGCCAACAAAAGATCTATTcaagttgaagaaaccaaggatcagaacaagaaacaaaagaaaCACTCAGATCAATGTGATCATGTCGAAGAGATTCAAAGATTGAAAAAAGAAATCAAGGAAAGGGAGTCTGAACTCACTAAAGCTCACAATATCATGGCTGATCTTATAAAGAAACGTGGACTCTGA